From the genome of Lotus japonicus ecotype B-129 chromosome 6, LjGifu_v1.2, one region includes:
- the LOC130724672 gene encoding PKS-NRPS hybrid synthetase cheA-like: MTEPYLYEEDLLVDAACDAACGSGNVEPPSNIIPWVPPRISVDATHLFTTDQIFDTRDELEQWAKNVGKANGYVLVIARSDYAISGGKVFVTIKCAKHGIYRPYKDPNTFKYKKTASQKTDCKFNLKGRPTKGDRMWWLKVMDGKHNHEPAKSLVGHPYVGRLTEEEKGLVGTMTSTWTPPRQILAALKENNPSNLTTITQVYSCNKRFKKEERGPLTEMQHLMKKLVEAKYVHFERQQADSSEIRDLFWAHPDAVRLFNTFPHVVIMDCTYKTNRYQIPLLEMVGLTSTGLTFSIAFCYIVREHTIDYVWALECMKSLIADDARLPQVIVTDRDLALLSAVKQCLPNCTNLLCRFHINKNVEAKCKVLIGTDDFALSVMENWKCLIYAETVEQFDEEWKEMCVMCKDFPDFISYISTTWVKHKEKFVSAWTNSVLHFGTTTSNRAESAHSTLKRMLKDGRGDLCASWDAVDRLTTVRHNEIKASFERSINLVEHRFKSPMYTNIRGFVSRKAMQLMEDEQNRVMRDGCGCAFQVTHGLPCACALHSYDRIPYEAIHTFWKILGWDHVPIGSQASNQGDLKSEIDGLTAYFNTLDVAGQSMLRRKVKELYCPSSSSLCPPQVKIKPKRSSKAMESKPPSQQKPSLQRDPCYWEHVNNSLKPTPNKVSCPRSKKSKKSKQSSTSIYLDDLPSFFHQYIEKVIDVIADGNCGYRSVAALFRPDIGQDGWALIREELLVELSKNTAYYSNIFGYERVQSLQNRLILPIGTIATEDKWMSLPEMGYLIATRLQVVFISISLKGCYTYLPLRGGAPPEVHPVIAVGHVTNHFVQLKLKPGHPMPTIAPQWPFLAKEPTDQWIFPYAARLATFTAELNAWIDPTGGPQENVFIDLGED; the protein is encoded by the exons ATGACTGAACCGTACCTATATGAAGAAGATTTACTGGTTGATGCCGCATGCGATGCCGCATGCGGTTCTGGGAATGTTGAGCCTCCTAGCAATATCATTCCGTGGGTGCCCCCTCGTATAAGCGTGGACGCCACacatttatttacaactgaCCAG ATATTTGATACTCGTGATGAGCTTGAACAATGGGCTAAGAATGTTGGAAAGGCGAATGGTTATGTGCTGGTGATTGCAAGGTCTGACTATGCTATAAGTGGAGGAAAGGTATTTGTTACTATTAAGTGTGCGAAGCATGGTATTTACAGGCCATACAAGGACCCGAATACATTCAAGTACAAAAAGACCGCATCACAAAAGACTGATTGTAAGTTTAATCTCAAAGGACGACCTACGAAGGGTGATAGAATGTGGTGGCTGAAAGTGATGGATGGtaaacacaaccatgaaccagctaaatCACTAGTTGGACACCCCTACGTTGGTCGACTAACAGAGGAAGAGAAGGGGCTTGTGGGCACCATGACTAGTACTTGGACTCCACCGAGACAAATACTAGCGgcattgaaggaaaacaatccaaGTAACTTGACTACAATCACTCAAGTTTACAGTTGCAACAAAAGGTTTAAAAAAGAGGAGAGGGGaccattgacagaaatgcaacatttgatgaagaagttgGTAGAAGCCAAGTATGTTCACTTTGAAAGGCAACAAGCTGATTCAAGTGAGATTAGGGATCTCTTTTGGGCTCATCCTGATGCGGTCAGactcttcaacacattccctcaTGTGGTCATCATGGATTGCACGTACAAGACAAACAGATATCAGATCCCCTTGCTTGAAATGGTTGGTCTCACTTCTACGGGGTTGACTTTCTCCATAGCATTTTGCTACATAGTTAGGGAGCACACAATTGACTATGTTTGGGCCTTGGAGTGCATGAAGTCTCTTATTGCCGATGATGCCAGATTACCTCAAGTGATTGTGACTGACAGAGATTTGGCTTTACTGAGTGCTGTTAAGCAATGTCTTCCCAATTGTACCAATTTATTATGCCGGttccacataaacaagaatgtggaggcaaagtgcaaagtgttgattggcacggatgattttgcCCTTTCAGTGATGGAGAACTGGAAATGCTTGATTTATGCTGAaacagtggaacaatttgatgaGGAATGGAAGGAAATGTGTGTCATGTGTAAGGACTTCCCAGATTTCATATCCTACATTTCTACTACATGGGTAAAGCACAAGGAGAAATTTGTGAGTGCGTGGACCAATTCTGTGTTGCATTTTGGAACTACAACGAGTAACAG GGCTGAAAGTGCACACTCAACCTTGAAGAGGATGCTGAAAGACGGCAGAGGTGACTTGTGCGCCTCGTGGGATGCAGTGGATAGGTTGACCACTGTACGACACAATGAAATCAAGGCATCATTTGAGCGCAGTATCAACCTTGTAGAACATCGTTTCAAGTCGCCCATGTATACAAATATCAGGGGATTTGTGTCCAGAAAGGCCATGCAACTCATGGAAGATGAACAGAACAGAGTGATGCGTGATGGTTGTGGATGCGCATTCCAAGTTACCCATGGGCTTCCTTGTGCGTGTGCACTTCATAGTTATGATAGAATTCCGTATGAGGCAATCCATACTTTCTGGAAGATACTTGGTTGGGACCATGTACCCATTGGGAGTCAAGCCTCAAACCAAGGAGACCTCAAGTCAGAGATTGATGGCTTGACCGCTTATTTCAACACTTTGGATGTTGCGGGCCAAAGTATGCTAAGGAGGAAGGTAAAAGAGCTATATTGTCCTTCTAGTAGTTCACTGTGTCCTCCTCAAGTGAAGATAAAGCCCAAGCGCTCGTCCAAGGCTATGGAGAGTAAACCACCTAGTCAACAAAAACCATCCTTACAACGTGATCCTTGTTATTGGGAACATGTTAACAATAGCCTCAAGCCAACACCTAACAAAGTCTCTTGTCCTCGAAGCAAGAAGTCTAAGAAGAGCAAGCAGTCCTCCACCAGCATATACTTGGATGATTTGCCATCTTTCTTCCATCAATATATAGAAAAAGTCATAGATGTTATTGCAGATGGTAATTGTGGTTATAGATCAGTTGCTGCATTGTTCAGACCCGACATAGGTCAAGACGGTTGGGCTTTGATTAGGGAAGAGTTGCTTGTAGAACTCTCAAAGAATACCGCTTACTATAGCAACATATTTGGTTATGAGAGGGTTCAGTCtctacaaaatcgtctcatcctTCCGATTGGTACAATTGCAACGGAAGACAAGTGGATGTCTCTACCGGAGATGGGGTACCTCATTGCTACGAGGTTGCAAGTTGTCTTCatctccatttcactaaaaGGTTGTTACACTTATCTGCCATTGAGAGGAGGCGCCCCACCGGAAGTACATCCCGTTATAGCAGTTGGTCACGTCACCAACCACTTTGTTCAG CTAAAGCTTAAGCCGGGACATCCTATGCCAACAATAGCTCCCCAATGGCCGTTTTTGGCCAAAGAACCCACCGACCAATGGATCTTCCCGTATGCGGCGCGTTTGGCTACATTTACGGCAGAATTGAATGCTTGGATTGATCCTACGGGTGGTCCTCAAGAGAATGTCTTTATAGACCTTGGAGAAGATTGA
- the LOC130724673 gene encoding uncharacterized protein LOC130724673 isoform X2, whose product MEQDLPTFIRPCKLRGNSSASSRPLIPGPAGVVQAAMIQRSSTTDGHLIPTQQFVRRVVEDGHDTDPDFHSNAWLSALQLGGSATPLGSITHHLERVDLIVAVIKSCTPNGFGDVSVTLKDPTGTVGASVHHKVFTESEFAKDINVGSVMLIQKVAVFSPRKSNCYLNITLPNIVKVFSSDCGPPSETFTDITED is encoded by the exons atggaaCAAGATTTGCCCACCTTCATCCGCCCTTGCAAACTCCGAGGCAACTCTTCTGCAAgttctcgtcctctcattcccggCCCTGCTGGTGTTGTCCAGGCCGCCATGATTCAACGCAGCTCCACCACCGACGGACACCTCATTCCAACCCAACAATTTGTTAGGCGCGTCGTCGAAGACGGTCACGACACTGATCCCGATTTTCACTCCAATGCTTGGCTTTCAGCCCTGCAATTAGGCGGATCTGCAACTCCTCTGGGTTCAATCACTCACCATCTAGAAAGGGTCGATCTCATCGTCGCAGTTATCAAATCATGCACGCCAAACGGATTCGGCGATGTGTCAGTTACCCTGAAG GATCCTACGGGCACTGTCGGTGCTAGTGTCCATCACAAGGTTTTCACTGAAAGCGAATTCGCGAAGGACATAAATGTTGGATCTGTTATGCTTATCCAGAAG GTAGCTGTGTTTTCTCCTAGAAAATCTAATTGTTACCTGAACATAACATTGCCCAACATAGTTAAG GTATTCTCCAGTGACTGTGGACCTCCATCTGAAACATTCACCGACATTACAGAAGATTGA
- the LOC130725030 gene encoding protein MAIN-LIKE 1-like, which yields MAKRKSQGRRKSHVAGSSHDATEDVEDRHTAPDDVEDRHRRLHASFRRVRGRFGEDQDVGGTSNEERRDPCEMIPEPSPPSPPSRQTTPEPSPPSRQMTPQSSTESEHEVDVEHEVDVELQVDVEPEVGVELEGDAGARRDEVPVQTEAPFPGGPDDLSLLVRYPHHVAPCLWHHIIGTDPRYPDRGVLKFASAGMKLAKLTCEGEGDDMSAVRQRVEGTGLYPLFSCTYLEIDTPLLSALVERWHEDTSSFHMPFGEMTITLDDVSSILHLPMGDRFYTPGQASREQAAETCVLLLGGVATDYIMEFKAVKTIGLRFGFLQTLYTRALAEHRHDHAARMWLLHLLGSTLFANKSGGHYTSVHWIGMLQHLDRVSEYAWGAIALATLYDALGHASRRKTKQMSGCSSLLVAWVFEHFPPTIIQRIEVPEYTEDQPRACRWMESRAGHAGLMERRVLFDEMTAEDVIWTPYEEHRSHRELDVRALYSGYIRTPIRTAVRPHLPERVMRQFGYVQPIPRHPSVVMGMSSAAEVVDAAYQDYEPHLIPGGVPSIVDGAAVDDYLDWYTGVSHRFIIPDESRADLSAVASLRRAVDLLEQGLEVDDGPPRDTRSRTLLEKCLTVIRDLSRTQGVTFVGVRGGRGRGRGGGGDRGGGRGGGRGRRGRVGRRGRGQ from the exons atgGCTAAGAGGAAGAGCCAAGGGCGCAGGAAATCACATGTTGCTGGGAGCTCCCATGATGCCACGGAGGATGTTGAGGATCGCCACACAGCCCCGGATGATGTTGAGGATCGCCACAGACGGCTGCATGCTTCTTTTCGTAGAGTCAGAGGCAGATTTGGTGAGGACCAGGATGTTGGTGGGACATCAAATGAGGAGCGTCGAGACCCTTGTGAGATGATTCCTGAGCCTTCTCCGCCTTCTCCGCCTTCTCGTCAGACGACTCCCGAGCCTTCTCCGCCTTCTCGTCAGATGACTCCTCAGAGTTCGACAGAGAGTGAGCATGAGGTTGATGTGGAGCATGAGGTTGATGTGGAGCTTCAGGTTGATGTGGAGCCTGAGGTTGGTGTGGAGCTTGAGGGTGATGCTGGAGCACGACGGGATGAGGTGCCAGTCCAGACAGAGGCACCGTTTCCAGGGGGGCCTGATGATCTGTCACTGTTGGTCCGTTACCCACATCACGTTGCGCCGTGTCTGTGGCATCATATTATAGGCACCGACCCGCGTTACCCCGATAGAGGTGTGTTGAAGTTTGCCAGCGCTGGGATGAAGCTGGCAAAGCTGACATGTGAGGGCGAGGGAGACGATATGAGCGCTGTTCGTCAGCGTGTGGAGGGGACCGGACTCTATCCGCTCTTCAGTTGCACCTATCTGGAGATAGACACACCCCTTCTATCTGCCCTCGTCGAGAGATGGCATGAGGATACCAGCAGCTTCCACATGCCATTCGGGGAGATGACCATCACCCTGGATGACGTGTCATCTATACTTCATTTGCCGATGGGTGATAGGTTTTATACTCCCGGACAGGCCAGCAGAGAACAGGCAGCGGAGACCTGTGTTCTGCTCTTAGGAGGGGTAGCCACGGACTACATCATGGAGTTTAAGGCGGTGAAGACCATTGGCTTGCGATTCGGGTTCTTGCAGACTCTTTACACTAGGGCTCTTGCTG AGCATCGGCATGACCATGCAGCACGGATGTGGCTACTTCACCTCCTCGGCTCGACCTTGTTTGCGAACAAGAGTGGAGGACACTACACTTCTGTCCATTGGATCGGCATGCTGCAGCACCTTGATCGGGTGTCAGAGTATGCGTGGGGCGCCATTGCACTAGCTACACTGTATGATGCACTTGGTCATGCCTCACGGAGGAAGACCAAGCAGATGAGCGGTTGTTCTTCCCTCCTGGTAGCTTGGGTGTTTGAGCACTTCCCACCCACCATTATTCAGCGGATTGAGGTCCCCGAGTACACGGAGGACCAGCCCAGAGCGTGCAGGTGGATGGAGTCCCGGGCTGGGCATGCTGGACTGATGGAGAGGCGAGTTCTCTTCGATGAGATGACGGCAGAGGACGTCATATGGACACCGTATGAGGAGCACAGGAGTCACAGAGAGCTGGACGTCCGAGCTTTATACTCAGGCTACATCCGGACTCCCATCCGGACGGCCGTGCGACCTCATCTTCCTGAGCGTGTGATGCGGCAGTTTGGGTACGTGCAGCCTATCCCGCGACACCCATCTGTTGTGATGGGCATGAGTTCTGCTGCGGAGGTCGTTGATGCAGCATACCAGGATTATGAGCCACACTTGATTCCAGGGGGGGTCCCTAGTATAGTGGATGGAGCGGCAGTAGATGATTACCTGGACTGGTACACCGGTGTATCTCACCGGTTCATCATCCCGGATGAGAGTAGGGCCGATCTCAGTGCTGTG gCTTCTTTGCGTCGGGCCGTTGATTTGCTAGAGCAGGGACTTGAGGTCGACGACGGTCCCCCTAGAGATACACGCTCCCGCACTTTATTAGAGAAGTGCCTCACTGTCATCAGAGACTTGAGCAGGACCCAGGGCGTCACTTTCGTTGGTGTACGAGGAGGCAGAGGTCGAGGCAGAGGAGGAGGCGGAGATAGAGGAGGTGGCAGAGGCGGAGGCAGAGGTCGTAGGGGTAGGGTGGGTCGTAGGGGCAGGGGGCAGTGA
- the LOC130724673 gene encoding uncharacterized protein LOC130724673 isoform X1, which yields MEQDLPTFIRPCKLRGNSSASSRPLIPGPAGVVQAAMIQRSSTTDGHLIPTQQFVRRVVEDGHDTDPDFHSNAWLSALQLGGSATPLGSITHHLERVDLIVAVIKSCTPNGFGDVSVTLKVFPSSAFFFINVMVFKCPLSMPYGFELQDPTGTVGASVHHKVFTESEFAKDINVGSVMLIQKVAVFSPRKSNCYLNITLPNIVKVFSSDCGPPSETFTDITED from the exons atggaaCAAGATTTGCCCACCTTCATCCGCCCTTGCAAACTCCGAGGCAACTCTTCTGCAAgttctcgtcctctcattcccggCCCTGCTGGTGTTGTCCAGGCCGCCATGATTCAACGCAGCTCCACCACCGACGGACACCTCATTCCAACCCAACAATTTGTTAGGCGCGTCGTCGAAGACGGTCACGACACTGATCCCGATTTTCACTCCAATGCTTGGCTTTCAGCCCTGCAATTAGGCGGATCTGCAACTCCTCTGGGTTCAATCACTCACCATCTAGAAAGGGTCGATCTCATCGTCGCAGTTATCAAATCATGCACGCCAAACGGATTCGGCGATGTGTCAGTTACCCTGAAGGTATTTCCATCTTCCGCGTTCTTTTTCATCAATGTCATGGTATTTAAATGTCCTCTGTCAATGCCATATGGGTTTGAGTTGCAGGATCCTACGGGCACTGTCGGTGCTAGTGTCCATCACAAGGTTTTCACTGAAAGCGAATTCGCGAAGGACATAAATGTTGGATCTGTTATGCTTATCCAGAAG GTAGCTGTGTTTTCTCCTAGAAAATCTAATTGTTACCTGAACATAACATTGCCCAACATAGTTAAG GTATTCTCCAGTGACTGTGGACCTCCATCTGAAACATTCACCGACATTACAGAAGATTGA
- the LOC130722895 gene encoding uncharacterized protein LOC130722895, whose amino-acid sequence MAPKVLLLSVLLFLFVSVCFSSCSEPQLGSKHLSRSSRRMLEEEDSENEQEFEQPLKKKPTKPITTNLSSKNQTKSIKSNNNNLSSKNQTKTTLNASTFKKLNSTSIKIKKLNNSTSKSFTNSSKTSTTSKKQLDLTKLAGAIAKNKTTKATTATDTKNKIKVNPGHIEEEKLNKQSNKKKQSPPNWMFEDEDSDLVSDFKDLPIRFQKSLIPDLERISTTSKSYFTRANKEFTKGFKPYVGNKYAPTIATLLSCAFVLIPLLLASLVLNKIKAYFSLQKLLLFIQAYLSIYFSILCLSSFVTGLEPLRFFFSTSQSSYLFLQVIQTLAYVLYLLLLLMYLVLVFSTDSGLGSKFLGLTQTFVGFAVGLHYYMTVFHRVVLRQPPKTNWKVHGIYATCFFVICVLAGADRRKKSYLEEGGEEGKKN is encoded by the coding sequence ATGGCTCCAAAGGTGCTACTTCTCTCTGTTCTCTTGTTCCTTTTCGTTTCTGTTTGCTTCAGTTCCTGCTCTGAACCTCAACTAGGAAGCAAACACTTGTCAAGAAGTAGCAGAAGAATGCTGGAGGAGGAGGATTCTGAAAATGAACAAGAGTTTGAGCAACCACTGAAGAAGAAACCAACCAAACCAATCACCACCAATCTTTCCTCCAAAAACCAAACCAAATCCATCAAATCCAATAACAACAACCTCTCCTCcaaaaaccaaaccaaaaccACCCTCAACGCCTCCACCTTCAAGAAACTCAATTCCACTTCCATCAAGATCAAGAAGCTAAACAACTCCACATCAAAATCCTTCACTAATTCCTCAAAAACCAGCACCACCAGCAAGAAACAATTGGATCTCACCAAGCTAGCAGGCGCAATCGCcaagaacaaaacaacaaaagcaACCACCGCCACCGACACAAAGAACAAGATCAAGGTAAATCCAGGTCATATTGAAGAAGAAAAGCTGAATAAACAGAGCAATAAGAAAAAACAATCACCACCCAATTGGatgtttgaagatgaagattctgaTTTGGTTTCAGACTTCAAAGATCTACCAATCAGGTTTCAGAAATCATTGATCCCGGACCTGGAACGAATCTCAACAACTTCAAAGTCTTACTTCACAAGAGCCAACAAGGAATTCACAAAAGGATTCAAACCTTACGTTGGTAACAAATACGCACCCACCATTGCAACTTTGCTATCATGTGCATTCGTTCTGATCCCATTGCTTTTAGCTTCTCTTGTTTTGAACAAGATCAAAGCCTATTTCTCACTTCAGAAGCTCTTGCTCTTCATCCAAGCTTACCTCTCTATCTACTTCTCAATCCTCTGCCTCTCTTCTTTTGTTACCGGGCTTGAGCCGCTGAGGTTTTTCTTCTCTACTTCGCAGTCGAGTTATCTCTTCCTGCAGGTTATCCAAACGCTAGCTTATGTTCTCTACCTTCTCTTGCTTCTCATGTACCTTGTTTTGGTTTTCTCCACGGACTCTGGGCTAGGCTCGAAGTTTTTGGGCCTAACCCAAACGTTCGTGGGGTTTGCTGTCGGGTTACATTATTACATGACGGTGTTTCACAGGGTGGTGTTGCGGCAACCGCCCAAGACCAATTGGAAGGTTCACGGGATTTACGCCACGTGTTTCTTCGTGATTTGTGTCCTTGCTGGGGCGGatagaaggaagaagagttacTTGGAAGAAGGTGGAGAAGAAGGGAAGAAAAATTAG